TAcaagaataattttttgtcTGGCCTTTCATCAAGCACATTATCTTCAATTCATCCTCAAATTATTAGCCCTACTTTAATTTAACAGGGGATTATTACTATAGATGGATAGTAGTGTTACTACAATTTCATATAAATACAGTCAGTCCATTGACATCGTCTATAGACTCTATACATCACATATTCAAGATGATATCATGAATATATAGTTCGTTTTGGGAGTTATTTTCTATTATACTGTTTCTTATCTTGAAATATTATCACATTATCATCGTTTTACtcgtttatttattatttatttggtcTTAAGGGATTGGTTATTGTAttggttttacaaaattacaattacaaaAGAAACTCAAAATGGAATCCTATTGCCTTGGAATATAGACATAACATGGATTACGTGCATGTCGTAAATCCATTTTCTTGTTCattagttttcttctattGCTTTTGATATTGTCAAGACCTTCAATGGACATGTTTTTTTACTTGATTTGACTCTATAATTACAACATGGATGTGcaagaagatttttttttttggatgagtATCTGCAAGAAGATTATACttagatatacatatatatgtgcgcGTGTGTGTATTCTTTACTGTGTGTCTGAAGTATGTTGGAAAactgatgcggcagaagacctggcaagtcgaTACctagagaaaaataggttatgacgaccctatttTGAAGGAAACGGCCTCCGGAACAAAACTCACATCTTcaccgtgatttttcgatatttaaggcaaattccatcgtttaggccttcaaacaggcaattttatgttaattagggtgtttttgcaattttagaaaattttagttctttttatgcaatttaggttttcttaaaccctatttaagtttcgtgtaagccctagggttAAACCAGTTGTCTTTCTCATCaatgaataaaattcagagcttcgtgctttgtccaatctcgaaGTCGATTCGAGTTGATGCTtattcctggtattcgtagaatcaacgggtgatagaaggtcgtagttccagTATTCGTGCACGAATCAACCGGTCTGTGATAGGTTACTCGAGTGTACGTTGCATctgttggtatcagagcctacgGTTGATCTTGGATCAACGATGTCGCCCAGGAGGAGGGATCGTGTGGAAGATGTTCATGACTGTGACAATCTGCGACATCTAGAGCAGAAGCTGGAGCAGAGGATGGATCGTATGATGGAGCAGCTAACACAGCAGATGGCTGCGCTTATGGAAAACCAAAATCGGGGAAACCCTAATCCGAATTTTGACCTTGATCGAGAGGAAACTGAAGAGGGGTCGGAAGGAGAGAATTACTTTGCTGTTATTCCCGAGGAAGATAGGCAGCAATGGGAGACGGGCATTCAGACCGATATTCCTGAATTTCAAGGGGGCTTACAGCTAGAAGAGTTTCTAGATTGGCTAGTGACGGTAGAAGAGATTTTGGAGTTCAAGGGGGTACCTGAGACTAAGCGGGTATAGCTTGTGGCGACTAGATTGCGTGGTAGGGCGACGGCTTAGTGGTAGCAGGTGAAGCTTACCTGTAGCAGGATGGGCAAACCTAAGATCACGTCGTGGGAAAAGATGAGGGCTACCTTTCTGCCCTATGACTTTCAGAGGATCATGTACCAACGCCTGCAGAACTTGAGGCAAGGCACTAGGTCGGTGGATGAATACACCAACAAGTTCTACAAGTTGGTTGCTCGTAACGAGCTTCAGGAAACCGAGGATCAGCTGGTGGCGAGATATATTAGTGGGCTGAGAGTGCAGCTATAGGACACGGTTAATTTGTTCGACCTTATTAACATGTGTTCCACCTATCAGATGGCCCTGATTGTCGAAAGACAACAGAAGCGAGCGGGCAGCAGGATGTTCAGTGGAGGTGTTGCCGTTGCAAGAACCAGTGGGGCTACCCGAGCTGGCGGTAGTAGTGCTGTTCCTGGACGTCCGACGAGACCTGCCAACATTGGGCCGAGCAGTAGCGGGGCGAAATGCTTCAAGTGTGGAGAGCCCGGGCATCGGCAATCTGAATgtagaaaaggggaaaaaagggCGATGTTTATTGAAGAGGAATTGTCTGATGACGCAGTTTATGTAGCTGGAGGCGATGGAGAGGTCGACTTTGACAAGGAGGAAGAGATTGTGACAGTGAGATGGAGTGCCCAATCTGGTGGTGAGGAGGTCTTGTATGACCCCGAGAGCTGCGAACAAAGAATAGCTGCGTAACAACATCTTCCAGTCTACCTGCACCATCGGGAATAAAATTTGTCGTTTTATGATAGACTCGGGCAGCTGCGAGAACATTGTATCTGCTGAGGCCGTGCAGAAGTTGAGCCTGCGAAGTGAGGCACATCCCAAACCGTATAAGCTGGCATGGCTGAAGAAAGGAGGTGAAGTGAGTGTGTCGAAGCGCGCGCTGGTTACCTTCTCTATTGGCTCCCGGTATAGGGACTCTGTGTGGTGTGACGTTGTCATGATGGAAGCGTGTCACTTGTTGTTGGGGATGCCCTGGCAGTTTGATAGGAGCGTGAGCCATGATGGACGGACCAATAAGTACAGCTTCACGCATAAGGGATTAAAGATTGTATTGGTACCAAAAAGAGATAGAGACGCTATCGACCCCGAACCTACGAATCCGGTTACCGCAACCAACTTGTTGTCCCTTGCCCGATTTCAGGAGGACTTGTATGATGCAGAGTTTATGTTTGCTCTCGTGGGCAGGGAGGTTGTGGAGGAGGGTCTTACGTCTTGTGAGTCCTTACCGATCTTGAAAGAATTTCAGAATGTCTTTCCTAAGGAGCTGCCAAATGGTCTGCCACCCTTGCGGGATATCCAACACCATATCGACCTGCAGCCTGGTGCGGCCCTTCCGAACAGACCACATTACAGGATGAGCCCGGCTGAACATGAAGAGTTAAGGAGACAAGTGGAGAAGCTGATCTCGAAAGGGTTTATTCGGGAGAGTATGAGCTCGTGTGCTTTCCTGGCACTTCTAGTgcctaagaaggatggatcaTGGCGTATGTGTGTAGACAGTCGAGCCATCAATAAGATAATGGTCAGGTATCGTTTTCCCATTCCTCGCTTGGATGATATGCTTGACTAGCTGAGTGGTGCCAGGATTTTTACGAAGCTGGACTTGAAGAGCGGCTATCACCAGATTTAGATTCATGttggagatgaatggaagacCGCATTCAAGACTAGGGAGGGGTTATATGAATGGCTGGTAATGTCGTTTGGGCTGTCGAATGCACTGAGGACGTTCATGAGAGTGATGAACCAGATTCTGCAGCCTTTCATTGGTTGGTGTGTGGTTGTGTATTTTGATGACATCTTGATCTACAGCGCCAACCCTGAGCAACACGTGGCCCATTTGCGCGAAGTCCTCTCTGTCCTTCGACGCGAGAAACTATATGCGGCGTTGAAGAAGTGTGTTTTTAAGAGGTCAGAAGTTCTTTTCCTTGGTTATGTTGTTGTTGATGATGGTTTGAGGGTGGACTCGTCCAAGGTCGAGGCAGTCAGACAGTCACCTAGACCAACGAGCATTACTGAAGTCATAAGCTTCCATGGGTTAGCCTCATTCTACAAGCGGTTTATACCTCATTTCAATAGTATTATGGCTCCCTTAACTGACTGCATGAAGGGAGGAAAATTCGAGTGGATTGAGGGGGCAGAAACAGCATTCCAGAAGATTAAGAAGCGTTTGACGACCGCCCcgattcttgtcctgccgGATTTTCAGCAGCCCTTTGAGCTGCATTATGATGCATCGAAGGTGGAGATTGGAGCAGTCTTGAGACAGAACAGCAGGCCAATTGCTTTCTTCAGCGAGAAGCTGACGGGGCCGAAGGTGAGATACAGTACCTACGACGTGGAATTCTATGCTGTAGTGCAGGCGGTGAAGCATTGGTGACATTACCTTTTCCACAGGGAGTTCATTTTGTATACCGACCATGAGGCCCTGAAGCACTTTCATAGGCAATATAAGGTGTCAGCTCGTCATGCATCATGGGTGGCTTACCTGGAGCGTTTTACTTTCGTGGTAAAGCACAACAGTGGAGTCGCTAATCGCATTGCAGATACTCTTAGTCGGAGGCGTAGCATTCTGAGCAGGATGACAGTTGAGGTACCTGGTTTTAGTTCTTTTGCTGAGTTGCTTGAAGTCGACCCCTATTTTTCTGTGACGCTAGCTAAAGTTCGGGCTGGAGAAAGAACGGAGTACGTGTTGCaggatgattttcttttcaggGGAAATCAACTCTGTAATCCTTATTGTAGTTT
The sequence above is drawn from the Punica granatum isolate Tunisia-2019 chromosome 5, ASM765513v2, whole genome shotgun sequence genome and encodes:
- the LOC116209004 gene encoding uncharacterized protein LOC116209004 translates to MIDSGSCENIVSAEAVQKLSLRSEAHPKPYKLAWLKKGGEVSVSKRALVTFSIGSRYRDSVWCDVVMMEACHLLLGMPWQFDRSVSHDGRTNKYSFTHKGLKIVLVPKRDRDAIDPEPTNPVTATNLLSLARFQEDLYDAEFMFALVGREVVEEGLTSCESLPILKEFQNVFPKELPNGLPPLRDIQHHIDLQPGAALPNRPHYRMSPAEHEELRRQVEKLISKGFIRESMSSCAFLALLVPKKDGSWRMCVDSRAINKIMVRYRFPIPRLDDMLD